One window from the genome of Blastopirellula retiformator encodes:
- the nrfD gene encoding NrfD/PsrC family molybdoenzyme membrane anchor subunit — MATVEEVDNITLETPGKRAPLVTGGLKFGSITEIVAGVPEQEKPPLAWYIGFCVSLAALGMLFALIGYLIMTGVGVWGNNVPVYWGWPIVNFVFWVGIGHAGTLISAILCVFRQNWRTSINRFAEAMTIFAVACAGIFPAIHIGRVWVFYWLFPYPSLYLNMWPNFRSPLLWDVFAVSTYATVSVLFWYMGMIPDLATLRDRTKSRLHQIGYSVAALGWTGSARQWHRYEKAYILLAALAAPLVLSVHTIVSFDFAVSQLPGWHTTIFPPYFVAGAVFSGFGMVLTLIVPARQWFGLKDMVTTRHLENICKILLATGSMVGYAYAMEFFMAWYSGVANEQFTFQNRAFGPYYWAYWTMIFCNVCVPQIFWFKKCRTTPWIMFIASIFVNIGMWFERFVITVTSLSRDFLPSSWGYFTPTWVDIGMFVGSFGLFFTLFLLFLRFLPMVAMAEVKSVMPHGEEDHH, encoded by the coding sequence ATGGCCACAGTAGAAGAAGTCGACAACATCACGCTCGAGACGCCTGGGAAGCGTGCGCCGCTGGTTACCGGCGGGCTGAAGTTCGGCTCGATTACCGAGATCGTCGCCGGCGTCCCAGAACAAGAGAAGCCGCCGCTGGCGTGGTACATCGGGTTTTGCGTCTCGCTCGCCGCCCTCGGCATGCTGTTCGCCCTGATCGGCTACCTGATCATGACCGGCGTCGGCGTCTGGGGTAACAACGTCCCGGTTTACTGGGGTTGGCCGATCGTCAACTTCGTCTTCTGGGTCGGTATTGGTCACGCCGGAACGCTGATTTCGGCCATCCTCTGCGTCTTCCGGCAAAACTGGCGTACCAGCATCAACCGCTTCGCCGAAGCGATGACGATCTTCGCCGTCGCGTGCGCCGGTATTTTTCCGGCGATTCACATCGGTCGCGTCTGGGTCTTCTACTGGCTCTTCCCGTATCCGAGCTTGTACTTGAACATGTGGCCGAACTTCCGCAGCCCGCTGCTGTGGGACGTGTTCGCCGTCTCGACTTACGCCACCGTGTCGGTCTTGTTCTGGTACATGGGGATGATTCCGGATCTCGCGACCTTGCGTGACCGGACCAAATCGCGACTGCACCAAATCGGCTATAGCGTCGCCGCTTTGGGCTGGACCGGATCGGCCCGCCAATGGCATCGCTACGAAAAAGCGTATATCCTGCTCGCCGCTCTGGCCGCTCCGCTGGTTCTCTCGGTGCATACGATCGTTAGTTTCGACTTCGCCGTTTCGCAGCTGCCCGGTTGGCACACCACGATCTTCCCGCCGTACTTCGTCGCGGGCGCCGTGTTCAGCGGTTTCGGCATGGTGCTGACGCTGATCGTTCCGGCCCGTCAGTGGTTTGGCCTCAAAGACATGGTGACGACCCGTCACCTGGAGAACATCTGCAAGATCTTGCTGGCGACCGGCTCGATGGTTGGTTACGCCTACGCGATGGAATTCTTCATGGCGTGGTATAGCGGCGTCGCGAACGAACAGTTCACGTTCCAGAATCGCGCTTTTGGTCCTTACTATTGGGCCTACTGGACGATGATTTTCTGCAATGTATGCGTGCCGCAAATCTTCTGGTTCAAGAAGTGTCGCACGACGCCTTGGATCATGTTTATCGCAAGTATTTTCGTGAACATCGGCATGTGGTTCGAGCGGTTCGTGATTACGGTCACGTCGCTGTCTCGCGACTTCCTGCCGTCGAGTTGGGGTTACTTCACCCCGACCTGGGTCGACATCGGCATGTTCGTCGGCAGCTTCGGTTTGTTTTTCACGCTGTTCCTCTTGTTCCTTCGGTTCCTGCCGATGGTCGCCATGGCGGAAGTGAAAAGCGTCATGCCCCACGGCGAAGAGGATCACCACTAG